The window CTGCGACCACCAGCACCACTGCCTGACCAGCCACAGAGCGGCCCTCAGCACCAAGGTGGTCACCAGCCACTGCCAGCACCATGCCTCCTCCCAGAAGCAGGTTGGCAGAGGAGCAGTCCCCATTCACCCAGTGGAAATCGAATGCCAAAAGGGGCAGGCCAATGACAGTGGCCACCCAGGCTCCAGCAAGACAGTCTTCATCCGTGCCCAGCCCTGAAGCCAGCATGGTGGCGGCGGCCAGGGCCTGGAGCAAGAAACCAGCAGCGGCCCCTCGATTTGCCTGTCAACACAGGGAAAGGAAATGTGGGGAAAAGGGGTCAGGACCTCCCTTTAAGCAGGGGAGGGTCTGGGGgtctcagggaagcctggcccacACACTAACCTCCCACCACCCTCTAGGAATTTGGGAGTAGGCTacgcccctgccccgccccaatGTACTCACCTGGGCAGTGCTCAGGGCTGCATGTAGAGACACTGCTCCCAGCGCCAGGTGGGACAGGGCGGAGCTCCACTCGCCCCCTGGCCTGGGGGTCATGACACCTCAGGCGGTAGTGAGTTTAAGGGGACAGGAAAGGGATCCTCAACTTGAGAAGAATGTAGAAGCCCGGCGACGGGGAGCCTTAAGGGTGCCTCTTCAGGACTCCCAGGTTCCAGAGTCCCATTTCTAAGTATTGTTAAAGGCTCATCCGAAACTCGCGGGAGCCCTGACGCCACAACCTTGGGGAAGAAGGGCCTAAATAGGCCGGGAAGGGAAAATGCGGTGAGGAACCGGGGCTGGGTGGGCGTTATTTCTGGAGTCCTGGAACCCAAGTCAGGGTGCAGAGCCCTGCGCTCGGGGAGGCGCCGTCCTCGGAACCCGGTCGGGAAAGAGCGACAGCCCAGCACTCAGGCCGTTGACCACGACGCAGCGGCGAGCTGGAGGCCCAAACCAGCCCACCGCACCGCCCTCGGGCTGCTGCTCCGCCTCTCGCGCCCGGCCTGCGGCTTCCGAGCGCCGACCAACGAGAAGAGCGGCGGCTAGAGCggctgcggggggggggggggcggggcggggccagggaGTCTGGCCCCGGGGAGAGATGGGGTCAGATGGACGTGAGAGATGggcggggctgggaggaggggggtCTCAGCTTGGGATGGGACACGCAAGTCCATGGTTTGCGGGGAGGGAAGGGGCTCGAGGAAGGAGCGGTGAAGGGAGGGCCGGTGAGGTGGGGTTGAAGGAAGGGGCGGTGAGGGGAGGGAGCTGAGGaaggggaggtgaggggaggggctttaggggcgggggcggggcctggaaaGGGCCGAGGACCGGCCTTGAGGGGAGGGGCCGAGCAGGGGGTTCGCGGATAGGGAGGTTGGATGCTTGCGGGTAGCAGCCTCTGAGGGTTGGCGCCGCGCGCGGTCCTCCGCCGAGGACTGGTAGGGATGCTGGAAGAGGGTGCGGGGCTGCGCCGAGGGGGCGGCCGCCGGAGCATGCGCGCGGGCTCTGCGGCGGGCGGGCGCGGTGTCGGCGCGGGGACGCGGGGCGGCGTGAAGCCGGGCCCTCTGCCGCCCCGCGCTCCCATGTACGCCTTCTACTCGCTGCTCATCTACATCTTCTACAGTCTCTTCCGCAGGGATGGCGGGGCCGCGGCGGCCGTCGACGCTGAAAACCCCGCCCAGGTGAGCGGGGGAGCGCTCAGCTCGGCCGGCTACCCTCTTCCCGAGAACGGTTCGCAGGTCCCAGGGCGTTGACGCGGGGGAGGGCCCGTACCAAAGACCCCGTCTCTGGTGTTGGAGGCTGAGAGACCGGAGCCAGCCACCGAGCTCAGTCCCCGGAGGCAGGGACCCCACAGGCTGCCTGGCCTCTCCTCAGGGCCTCTCCCCCGCTGCCTCCCTAGAGCGCCCGCTGTAAGCCCGGGAGTCGCCGCCGCGCCTACCAGCCATCCGCTGAGCTGTGGACCGAGCTGACCGGCCTGGTCGGTAGGTACTGTTGGTGCATCGGGAACGCTGCTGAGAGATGCAGGGAGGGACCTGGCAGGCGCCGGCTGGTGGCCTGGCGTCCGACACAAGACCCAGCGCGCCTCCCCAACCCGCTTCCTGGCCTCGCAGGCTCTTCGGAGGCCGAGGATGGGTCGGCAGGGGGAGCCGAGCGCTGTCCGGCAGAGGTCTCTCTGGAAGAGGCTCTCGTGCGTCTTGCCGAGTTCCTCTCAGTCCAGCTGGGGGCGGAAGAGAGCTTTGGGACTCCTCCTGACCTGAGCAAGGTGAGCAGTTGAAACTCTTCCAGCTACCTGTTCTGCCTCCCCAGGTCCTCTGATCACCATCCATCGCTGTTTTCCCTACACCCGGCCCCCATTCTTCTCCACTTTGATACCTGTTTCTTTCCCAGCCCGGTGATGTTCCCCCACTATTGACGGTGACTGGTCAACTCTTGGCTCTCCTGGCATGGATTCGAAGTCCCAGGGGCAGGCAGGCCCTGTCCCAGGGGACGCAGCCTGTCTCAGGGGTGCAGCACCCTCCTCCTGCTGGTGCGTAAGGAGTAGTGAGCTGAAGAGGGAGTCTATCCAGGGGTTGACACCCCCCAGAACCCGAGCAGCCAGATGTGAGGTGCCCCCTTTCAGGCCACAGAGCTCTTCTGTTCTAATTGGATCCACCTCACCCCAGGATCCGCATTGCAAGAAGAAAGCCCTTCCCTTTCACCAAGGGGCGAGGCCCAGGGACAGCAGCCTCCTCAGCTGGAGGAGGACCAGAGGGCTTGGCAGCGGCTGGAACAGCTCATCCTTGGACAGGTGAGGAGTCCAGAGCAGCTGGGACCTGGGCGTCTGGGAAGGGCTGGGAGTCTGGGAGGGGACTGGAAGGAGGTGTTCCACCCTgtgtccctccctcctttccagcTGGAAGAGCTGAAGCAGCAGCTGGAACatcaggaggaggagctgggtcaGCTGCGCCTGGGAGTGGTGAGGCTGCTGGATGGGGGCTGGATGAAGGACCCAAGAGGGTACCAGCCTCCAGGTGAGTCCTGAGGGCTTCCTTCTCTCCCAGGGAGCAACAGACTCAGAGAAAAGGGTTCAGCATCTGACTCTGGAGAACAAAGCCCTGAAACAGAGCTTGAGCCTTACTCGGGACCTCCTGCTGCACTGGGGCCCTGCC of the Bubalus bubalis isolate 160015118507 breed Murrah chromosome 15, NDDB_SH_1, whole genome shotgun sequence genome contains:
- the LOC112579236 gene encoding cysteine and histidine-rich protein 1, which gives rise to MTPRPGGEWSSALSHLALGAVSLHAALSTAQANRGAAAGFLLQALAAATMLASGLGTDEDCLAGAWVATVIGLPLLAFDFHWVNGDCSSANLLLGGGMVLAVAGDHLGAEGRSVAGQAVVLVVAVTILIVAVFTTNSYGMWGGVMLGAAGLLSRLEEDRLLLLLPKEDICRWALAGGSWAYHRALHTQRLQWE